The following DNA comes from Microbacterium wangchenii.
GGAGTCGGTCGATCCGGCCGGTCTGGCGTGGGGCGCCGCCACCGTGATCGCGGGCACCCTGGCGGCGTGGGCCGGCGTCGTGGTCGCACGTCGGCGGAAGGCACCGCGATGACGCCGTCCCTGTTCGCCGCGGTGGCGCTGGCCGGCGGTGCCGGGGCGGGGCTGCGCTACCTGCTCGACCTGGTCGTGCAACGGCTCGCCGGTTCGCGTGTGCCCTGGGGGATCCTCGTCGTGAACCTCTCCGGAGCGTTCGCCCTCGGGCTGATCTCGGCGGGCATCGTGGACTCCACGGGTCTCTGGGTGCTCGGCGCGGGTCTTCTCGGCGGGTACACCACCTTCAGTTCGGTGGCCGTATCCACCGTGCTGCTGGCCGAGGAGCGTCGCCCGCGCGCGGCGGTCGGCTACGCCGTCGCAACGTTCGTCGGCTCGGTGATCTGCGCGCTGCTGGGAGCGGTGTGCGGGGCTCTCCTCACCTGAGAAGTGCCCAGGTGACGCGTGGGATACTGAGGGCCCGGCATCGGTGTCGGTCATCCCACGTCACGTCCGAAGGGCATCCGTGTCGAATCTCGCCGTCCTGAGCCTCAAGAACCGCGCGCTCATCGCCCTCATCACGATCGTGGCCGCGGTCTTCGGCGGGCTCGCCCTGGTGAACCTCAAGCAGGAACTGATCCCCTCGATCGAGTTCCCGCAGCTCGCCGTGGTGACCACCTACCCGGGGGCGTCGCCCGAGGTCGTCGAGAACGACGTCTCCACTCCGATCGAGACGGCCATTCAAGGTGTGCCGGGACTGGAATCCACGAGCGCGACGAGCACCACCAACGCCTCGATCATCTCGGCGTCGTTCACGTACGGCACCGACCTGGCCACCGCCGAGCAGAAGATCACTCAGGCCGTCAACCGCATCAACAGCGAGCTGCCGGAGTCGGTCGAACCCAACGTGATCTCTGCGAGCATCGACGACTTCCCGGTCATCCAGATCGCCGTCACCGGGTTCGATGACGCCGAGAACGCTCAGGCGACCCTGGAGGCCACGGTCATCCCCGACCTCGAGGACGTCGACGGCGTCAACGCGGCGCAGATCGTCGGCGGACTCGGGCAGCGGGTGACGATCACCCCCGACCAGGCCCGTCTGGCCGAGCGCGGATTCTCCCAACAGGCCATCACCGACGCCCTCGACCAGAACGGGGTGCTCTTCCCCGGCGGCGAGATCACCGAGAACGGCCAGAGCCTCACGGTTCAGACCGGCGCCAAGCTCACCTCCGTCGAGGACGTCGCCGCCCTTCCGCTCGTCCCCACCGAGGCGGGCCAGTTCGGCGCGGCAGTCACCACGATCGGCGACGTCGCGACCGTGGCCGAGGAGACCGATCCGGTCTCCAGCGTCTCCCGCGTGGACGGCGAGCCGGCGCTGACGATCGCGGTGACCAAGCTCCCCGCGGCCAACACCGTCGATGTCTCCCGCGGCGTGCTCGCCGTCCTCCCCGACCTGGAGGAATCGCTGGAGGGCGCGTCCTTCACAGTCGTGTTCGACCAGGCGCCCTACATCCAGCAGTCCATCGAGGCCCTCGCCGAAGAGGGGCTGCTGGGTCTGGCGTTCGCCGTCCTCGTGATCCTGCTGTTCCTACTGTCGGTGCGCTCGACGATCGTGACCGCGATCTCGATCCCCACGAGCGTGCTGATCACCTTCATCGGAATCCAGGCGTTCGGGTACTCCCTCAACATCCTGACGCTCGGTGCGCTCACCATCGCCATC
Coding sequences within:
- a CDS encoding fluoride efflux transporter FluC, whose protein sequence is MTPSLFAAVALAGGAGAGLRYLLDLVVQRLAGSRVPWGILVVNLSGAFALGLISAGIVDSTGLWVLGAGLLGGYTTFSSVAVSTVLLAEERRPRAAVGYAVATFVGSVICALLGAVCGALLT